The Pseudodesulfovibrio sediminis genome includes the window TATCAACTTTTATAAAGGAGTTTGGGACATGGACTTTTGGTTTGGTTCACTCAATGGCCTTGATATATTCTTCCTGTCCTGCGCCTTGATCGGCGGCATTCCACTTGTCATCAGATTCATCTTGCAATTCCTTGGGGCGGACTTCGGAGACGAAGCCACTCTTCATGCAGATTTCGAATCTCCAGACGGTGGTGATTCATTTGATGCTGATGCCAGCCTGAAATTTCTGTCGCTTCATGGCCTGACTTCTTTTCTCATGATGTTCGGCCTGGTGGGGTACGCCCTGTATCGCCAGAGCGAAGTTGGCAGCGGCTACTCCCTGCTTGGCGGAACGCTTGCGGGGCTCGTGTCATTCTGGATAATCAGCAAACTCTTTACCTTCATGGCGTCCATGCAGAGCAGCGGCACCATAGATATCAACAAAGCGATTGGCGGCGAAGGCAAAGTCTACACAACCATCCACCCGGATAAGACCGGAAGCGTTATGGTCACATTCCAGGGACGGCTTCGGGAGTACGACGCATCTTCCGTTGACAATCAGAAAATCCAAACCGGCA containing:
- a CDS encoding NfeD family protein — encoded protein: MDFWFGSLNGLDIFFLSCALIGGIPLVIRFILQFLGADFGDEATLHADFESPDGGDSFDADASLKFLSLHGLTSFLMMFGLVGYALYRQSEVGSGYSLLGGTLAGLVSFWIISKLFTFMASMQSSGTIDINKAIGGEGKVYTTIHPDKTGSVMVTFQGRLREYDASSVDNQKIQTGTRIQVVKISGNILVVSPIH